TCAAAACTCGCAGATCTATGTATCGTAGTCTCCACCACCCATTACCTCTACATCAGTCCTTACACCACTCTTGACTGGCAATTGGAataatattggggaccaaaatggcACGACGAAAATACTTTAgggaccaaaaaagaaaataaagctaGGTGTGGTGAAATACCAAGTTTGCCCTTCATTTTGACGGAGGGAAGGAACGGCGTGACCTccagggaccatttaaacacaaaattgatacgttGGGGATGCAATGTTTACAATTGGAAAATTGGGGACCAAAGTGGCAcgacggaaatactttggggactaaaaaagtaaataagccTATAATCATGTAACGGTTTGAGTATGtcatgttatatttttttttatggtaatttagccgAGTTCTGTTtaataagatcaatgaaaaatatgactttttgtAGCCTAGTTGGCTAactcgaagaatgaagaaaaaatgtaaagatgtggtcaacttatcatgttatattctcAAAAATATCGATTTCCTCAAATACATtccatgattaaaaaaaaaaatcaatcatattgaaatttaccaaatcccattaaattaggaaaataatccagtcccactaaattgggaaaacaatccaattcaatcccactaaattaggaaagcaatataacataatatatgtgtatcataatgaaaatggtaagaaaggtaattcacacactaaaaggatgaaaacataagcatgaaaatagagcgggatgaattcttacatggcatgAATAAAgatgatggatatttaaatattcctaatatataacttcttcttcttttttgacatGGTCCTAATATATAACTTGGTCCTTGTGGTTTTGAGGAAAATTTCGAAATGGTTTTCTAATTATATATGTTGCCCGACTTAATTCTATATTATTTTTCTTGACCAATAAACAATTTGATACATTGTGGTGATTTAATGGAATGAAAATATCGAACAGGTAGAATTAGGTTCTCCTATTTCTCGACGGACTTCTCGCGGAGACAATGAATTATATGAGGAATATTTTCgcattatattttattttaggctgcaACAATTTACTTGAACTAGTATCTATCTACCAAggctgtaatttttttttttttttttgacaaaagagagaagattttattaatctgagAGACGGAAAAACGCCTAAACATCAGAGGGAGAGGAACCCCATGGGGGCAAGGTAGTTGTCCACAGACTGGACAAACTACAAGAAAGGGTTTTCTTTGTAGAAGCGTGTGCAGCTCTATTACAATCACATTTGACAAAACTAAATTCATACAACTGAAACGAATCATTCAATGCTAAACAATTTTGTACCAAAATTGCGATATCAAAGGGTGGATCTTTTGACATAAAACAGCTCCGGACAATCGACTCCGCATCCGATTCAATGAGAACACGTCCTACATTCAGAGCCGGAGAAAAACACTCAGAAGAAGAAATCcgtattttttcatctttggtGACTGTTGTTTCATCTTCTGGTCAAATTGTTCTACTTTTTGGATATGCATCATTGAAAACAGTTGAAAGAGGAAATAAATCTAATTTGCAAGTGGGGTGAAGTGCAGTTGGTCTCCTTTACGTACTCGCATACACAtgggcagggttcgattcccgtaagccccatcccctcctccaattccCCTAGGATAGTTTATACTAGCATTAACAAATggtaaaaacaataaataaataaataaacccaatttgaaaaaaaaaagtcgtctaaagcccaaacataaaataaaactaaaaaaacttCCAGCTTTTTTCTAATCCGTTGGATGATGATTTCAACTTCTGTGATTAAAATAGAAAGAAATCATCCACAGACTACGGTATCCGGATAGTTAATTAGTGGAGCTATATATGCATAACAATAAATGGAGGAATCCAAATCGAAAAGAAAACTTTCGCTATGTTCttcctgaaaaaaaaatactaataataGCTAAACTTTTTCTGTTGACCTCTAGATTATTCGGTTCTTGTCGGGCCAGAATTATTCCTCATAAGCAATTATTTCTCTGTTTCTCGTGTCTGAGACAAAAGATCGTTTTATTAAAATTCTTGTAATCAATCTCTCCATCCAACGGCAAAAATcgttttattaatttttgaaattgttataaaaattaataaaaataaataaacaatatCATATTCAAAGAACAATCTTATGTCTAGTCCGAGATCCAAAATCTTGATTGGCAAAAACTAACCAAAAACATCAATTGGAACAAAACCCACGCTCAGTGAGACAAAGCCCACTGCTAAAAGACTTAAGCCCAAAACAGTagaaaacaaaccctaaacctaaaaaCAACCCAGTCGACAAAACCACCCATAGACCGCCACCACCGCTGCTGctcaaaccaccaccaccactctttctctctctcatattaatggggggagggagggagggagggagaggggggattattgaaaaatcataaaagGGCTTAATGTTCGAATACATGAAGGGCTCAAAGCCTAGCAAATACGGGGGTAATACATTGGGGCAGGAACAGAGTCAGAAATTTTATTACAAGAAATGAAATGTTGGAAGTATCATGATAATTcctatgtggcgttatgctgaATTTAATTTCCAAGCCTTCACGACACGGGCAAGCGAATCACAAGACGACCCGCCCGAATCCAAAGCAACCCGTGCACTATCTCGGAGCTCCTTAGCCCTCCGCCTGATAACCTTGCCTTCTTCGCCTTCCATCACCGCCCTCACCACCCTCTCGATCTCCTCCCTCCCCACCACCTCCCTCCATGGCTCCACAGTCGGCTTCGCCGCCACCTTCGCTTCCGCCGCAAGCTGCGTCGCGTTCATCCTCTGCTCGGCGTACAACGGCCACGTGATCATCGGCACCCCGTGGAGGACGCTCTCCAACGTCGAGTTCCACCCGCAGTGCGACAGAAAACCCCCCGTGGACTCGTGCCGGAGTACCGCCACCTGCGGGGCCCAAAACTTCACCACCAGGCCAACCCCTTCCGTCCTTTTCACAAACCCTTCCGGCAAATAGGCTATCGGGTCGTCCTCGCTGCCACCCGCGCTGTAAAACGCCCCCATGGCAGTCGCGTCGTTCGGCGTACGCGCCACCAAGATGAAGCATTGTTGGCTGAGTTCCAACCCGAAAGCCAACTCAGTGAGTTGCTTGCTTGACAAGGTTCCTCCACTCCCCAGAGCAACAAATAGCACTGAATCGGGTTTTTGCTTGTCTAGCCATGTTAATACCTCTTTGTCTGATTCAGTGTACGGTTCTTCCTCCTTGACCATCGGGCCGATCGGGTGAACCGGCGGGGTGGGTATGTTCAGGAAGAAAGGGTTTTCTTTCAAAGCGAGAAGCGAGATCGGTTCAAGATCGTTCCAGGTATTTGTGAAGATACCGGCTGCCTTCTGCAAGCGGCTCACGTGGAGAAAGAACCACTTGTACTCGTCGCTTTTTCGAACCCGAACCTGTTGTAAAAAGAATGAGAAAATAAAACTTATTAgtctgaaaataaaaaaaattgatatccaggcttcttttttgatattcacattttttttttttgtgaaaagatcaaaaaaaaaaaaaaaagaagaagaagaaaagaatgtgaatattaaaaaagaaagtgtgaaaattaattCTCATACTTTCATTAAGTACTTACTATTTTGGAGCACTAATTTTACTACTGATCCCGACAagttttattatttgaaaacTTTAGATAATTTATTTAAGAGATTAAATTTTACACGGACCCTCCGTGTATAAGGGAGGGTCCGCCCAACCAATTACAAGAAAACACCTCAAGCTTTTGCTCAGTTTTGCCAGGACAGCCggaatatttttttccatttaggatcctatggagcagaaacttaattatgagagctatagagacaaaatttaactatgacactttagaataatatgatcagaatgacaagatctttgcatcggttcaaacagattgaaaattggagcacttaactttttaaccatattttttaatatagaaatagttgacaaaaattaagtattctaatttttaatccgtttgaatcaatgtgaaaatcttattattctgatcatattattctaaaggagcataattaagttttatctgtaaggctctcataatttaAGTATATGCTCTTTTGTTTGGGACTCTATAaaacagaaacttgattatgagagctctagagagaaaaattaattatgacattttagaataataagatctttgcactggtccaaacggattaaaaattggagcacttaactttttaaccatatttttaatatataaacaatctaaaaaaattaggcgctccaattttcaatccttttgaatcaatgcgaagatcttattattctgataatattattttaaagagttataattaattcttgtctctagagctctcataatcaagtttctgtttTATAGAGTCCCAAACAAAAGAGCACATACTtaaattatgagagccttacagataaaacttaattatgctcctttagaataataagattttcacactgattcaaacggattaaaaattagaatacttaatttttgtcaactatttctatattaaaaaatatggttaaaaagttaagtactccaattttcaatctgtttgaaccgataCAAAGATCTTGtcattctgatcatattattctaaagtgtcatagttaaattttgtctttacagctctcataatcaaatttctaTTCCATAAAAtcctaaatgaaaaaaatatttcggcTGTGCTGGCAAAATTGAGCAAAAGCTTGaggtgttttcttttaattggTTGGGCGGACCCTCCCTTATACACACGGAGGGTCCGTGTAAAATTTAATCTCCTACAAATTTCAACGAACaaagtcatttcactttacttttggaggataCTCCCCAGTTCCCattttttctagtctttttggtTTCTAATAAGAGAACGTAATCATTGCATATTTGATTAACATATTTTTCCATTTCGCCTTTCAATCATTGCATATACTATTTGTCCTTTTGCGTTTTTTAAATCTATTTGTCCTTTTgcgttttttaaatttttttagtactgATACTTTGAAAGTACACCGTTGAAGAGTAAAATAATAACTCTATGACCTATTACCGTTTTGGTTCTGAAGTTTTGGACAATATTTTTGGAACAACGAAAAGCGTTAACTGAGACTAAAAAATGGGGATAGAAGGAGTATTTAAAAGGAGAGCAATGCTATAGTGACCACATTTGAATATCGTATTTTGAGTATCATGTCATGTGTCACCGATGTATTGATAAAATACGTTTCAATACATGCAGGTAAAGCACATTTTACCAATGCATTGATAACATGCACATCACATGGTACTCAAATGTGATCACCAAGAAAGTGATTTCCATACCTCACATTTATCCACATGCactcattttttcatttctttcacaTGTAATTAAAAGATTGTCTTTCATGAGTGAAGAGATCAATTAGAATTATAGGCATATAATTTCAtacaaataaagacaaaattagaTCGAATATGGATAACAAAGAAGtgtaaaattcattttctaaaaaaaaagtttaaaaaatgagataatTTTTGCACTCCATAAATTACTATATGCAGTTTAGgaaatgaagtgtgaaaatcacacTTTATAGCCTCGGCCACATCAAACCTGATCCAACAAATCTTCAGTGCGTACGGGCCTGCAACCAGGTACTTGAACTGGTTCGGGCAGATCCACGAACTCGCCCTCCGTTTCCCGGTCCAACGTCGGAAGATACAGAGAAAACACCAACAACGCCGTCGACGCCGTGAAAAACGAGTAAACCGGAATTGAAAGCTCACCACAGATTTCGAAAGCTTGAGTACAAAACAGGTCAATAACGACGGCAGTGACTCCATCCAGCTCGAGGAGAACGGGCCGGAGGTGACGCCGGAGCGAGTGTTCGACCATGACACAGAGGGGCGTGAGCCCAGGCGGGACGCCGGCGAGGAGCTCGGACACGTCGACAGGCGGGAGGTCGACGACGCAGAGGCCGGAGGGGACGGCGTCGGAGCGGAGGAGGTTGTTCTGGGCGGCGGGGGCGGGGTCGGCAGTGGTGATGACGAGGAAGCTGACGCGGAGGCGATGGTGGGTGACAAGGCGTTTCGCAAGCTGGAAGAGGGGGATTATGTGGCCCATGCCCGGGCTTGGGAGGATGGCGATGTGGGGTCTTGTGGGTTGGCCGACTTCCATGGTTTTCCTTCTGTGATGAaggatttgaactttgaaatcACTTCACTCCACTCTGATCTGTATAGAGCTCAAGAGCTTTGTTGAAGATGGAGACAATGTGCttgtgtatatatttatatataggcAGGGATAGACGGTGAAATTACTATATATCCCAGCAATGCTGCAATCACGTACGCATACTCACtattttattgttcaattaTCAATGAATGTTACACCTTTATCAATATTCAATCGATACACTCCATGATTGTGGGACAAGCAAAAACTTTATACTACTAGAAATATCTTTCACGTTTGCATTTTAAATTGGTTGCCCTGCTTTGTAATCTTGTCTTTTATATTGCTTTAATTATCTTCTACTAGTACTAGCGAAGATAATTAATGAAAGTGACATTTTTGTTTTCACAATTATAATATATATCGCGGTTGTTATTGCTAATTAATATAATGTAGTATATATTGAgtagctgataaaaaaaaaaaaactactagtaTATATCGAGTATGTGATTTCACGTGATATAGCTACAAAAATTCTCTCGTGGAAACATCGCATGCCTCCCTTCACCCCTCCTCTAATTTGTAATTATTTGCTAATTGACAAATACAATAATAAACAAAGAAGATAAATAAGCTATTCtcatatacttttttttttttttttagatttttaaagTATCATGAGGTTTCATACAAGCATGGACAGAGCCAATATTTCACCTTAGTGGTGGCGAGTTTGGCGACTATGGTAATCAAGTAAACTTGTGTACAACATGTTTTCATCATTTATAGAAGCGCAATATATGGTTTCTCAATGCTCTTGATATTATGGATGGAAAATAGTGTGTCTCATTTACCTTTGTTGCCATTTGGCTTAggcaaattttttgttattttccttttgattttcttttctttcaatttcaagttgatttacccaaaaaaaaaaatcgaggcaagcaaattataaaaatattttttcgtttGTCGTATCCTTTCTTTTACCtgtattttttccttcaattttcttgtttgagTCGTATTGCAGTAATATTTGGGATCGATATTCATGCTTCATATATACTTCAATTCGTAGTACTAAAACCATGTCTCGCCATTTTGAATTGTGgtacttatttttgttaattttcacCTTGAAGTCCCACCAAAAG
The sequence above is drawn from the Rhododendron vialii isolate Sample 1 chromosome 6a, ASM3025357v1 genome and encodes:
- the LOC131331071 gene encoding hydroquinone glucosyltransferase-like, with protein sequence MEVGQPTRPHIAILPSPGMGHIIPLFQLAKRLVTHHRLRVSFLVITTADPAPAAQNNLLRSDAVPSGLCVVDLPPVDVSELLAGVPPGLTPLCVMVEHSLRRHLRPVLLELDGVTAVVIDLFCTQAFEICGELSIPVYSFFTASTALLVFSLYLPTLDRETEGEFVDLPEPVQVPGCRPVRTEDLLDQVRVRKSDEYKWFFLHVSRLQKAAGIFTNTWNDLEPISLLALKENPFFLNIPTPPVHPIGPMVKEEEPYTESDKEVLTWLDKQKPDSVLFVALGSGGTLSSKQLTELAFGLELSQQCFILVARTPNDATAMGAFYSAGGSEDDPIAYLPEGFVKRTEGVGLVVKFWAPQVAVLRHESTGGFLSHCGWNSTLESVLHGVPMITWPLYAEQRMNATQLAAEAKVAAKPTVEPWREVVGREEIERVVRAVMEGEEGKVIRRRAKELRDSARVALDSGGSSCDSLARVVKAWKLNSA